One Flavobacterium cerinum genomic window, TTCTTGCCGATGAGCCAACCGGAAATCTGGATCCGCAAACCAGCATGGAAGTAATGGAGGTTTTGAAAAAAATCAACCAAAACGGTAAAACCATTTTAATGGCAACTCACGACTATGCCTTATTGATGAAATATCCTTCCAAGACTTTAAAATGTGAAGACAAAACCTTATTTGAGGTAGTTCAACGTACGGTTTAATTCTTTTAGCCACTTATGACTACGTTGCCGAAATCACTATTGATCATACCATTTTACAACGAATGTGAACGGATTTCAATCGGTGATTTTATCGTTGCTTTTAAACATTTCGCTACCGTCGATTTTTTATTGGTTGATGACGGCAGTACGGATAAAACCGCTACACTTTTACAGAATCTGGAGAAAGAACACGACAATGTCAACGCACTTATCCTGAATCGTAATGTGGGTAAAGCAGAAGCCATTCGTTCGGCAGTTCTGAAATCCGACATCAATCGATACGACTATATCGGTTATTTGGATGCCGATCTCGCTACTCCGATCGAAGAGCTTATTAAAATGCTGTCGTTTGCCGAAATAAATTCCCAATACCGGTTTATAATGGGAAGCCGGATTAAAAAAATGGGAAGTACCATCATTCGTTATAAATATCGTCATTATTTCGGTCGTGTTTTCGCCACTATTGTTAGTAGTTGTATTCTTAAAACACCGGTTTACGATACCCAATGCGGCGCCAAAGTAATTGCACGTGATGTTGCCCGACAGGTTTTTGAAAAACCTTTTCTAACCCGATGGTTGTTTGATATTGAGCTGCTTTTACGATTCCAAAAGAACAATCCGAACTTTGATCAACAGGTTTATGAATTTAGTCTGAATACGTGGATCGAAAAAGGAGAAAGTAAAATTACCTTACGGGATCTTGCGGGTTTTCCGCTTCAACTTCTAAAAATTTACAGGACATATGATTAAACGGTTTTTACATTTTATTCTGGCAAAACCATTACTTTCTTTGCTTTTGCTTAGCATTCTGATCCGTTTATTCTGTCTTGCTTTATACCAACACATTACTATTTTTCCTGATTCCGGAGGTTATATCGACCTTGGTCAGCTATTATCTGACTTCGATCTGTCCGGATATAACGGACAAAGGAGTCCGGGTTATCCTTTCCTGTTATTTTTGGCCGGCAACCATTTAAAAATCGTTTTGGTTTTACAATTTATAATCGGTATTTACACAACCGTTTTGGTTTATAAAAACCTGTTACTACTAAAATTTAATACCGTAACTTCTTTTTTTACCGCGTTATTACTGAATAATTTTCTTCACGTTATTTTTTATGAAACGGCGATACTTACCGAGTCGCTTACGCTTTTTGTAATAATATTGATCATCAACCTTTACCTAAAGTTTTTCGAAAACGGTTCGTTATCAAAACTGCTTTTATTGAGTCTCGCATTTGGTTTTCTTGTTTTGATCAAGCCTTTCTATTTTTTCCTTCCGTTTCTTTTTTATGGAATATCGGTTTTAAAAAACTTTACTATCCGTACAATCATAAACAAACGGATTGTAATTCTGTTTTTTCCCATTATCACGTTTTTCGGTTGGTCATATATCAACAAAATCAATACAGGCTATTTTGTACCCACTACTTTTTACGGAATTAATATTGCACAGAATTGTGTGTATTTTGCCGAAAAAACACCGGATGAATTCAAAACAATCCGGGATATTTATTTAAAACATCGGGAAATCGCTAAAAAAGAAAATCAGGACGTTGCGATGAGTATCTGGTTTGCCTATGATGAATTAGAAAAAACAACCAACCTATCGTTTGTCGACTTATCGTATCAGTTGGATCGGTTTAGTAAAGTGGCAATACGCAATAATCCTGTTGACTATCTGTATCAGGTTGTCTGTATTTCCTGGGTTGATTTCTGGAAAGTGGATATATATTGGAATTACAATGACTTTAAGATTCCTTATGCGAATAAAATGCTAATCGGTATCTGGTATATCCAATTTGCCCTGTTACAATTGTTTAAAATTGTTTTTGTATTACTAATCCCGGTGCAGTTGTATGAATTTATTATCCGGAAAAAGATCAGCCACGAGCTTGTTTTTACCGTAATTATCTTTGTCACTTCTGTACTTCAGGCAATTGTAACTTATGGAACCAATTCCCGATTTAGTTATCCGTTTGAATTTATAATGGTAACGGTAGTTCTGTTATTTGCTCAACGAAAAGGGTATCTTAACCGCCTTTTACAACGATAAGCACTTCATTTTAACACTGTATTGCCTATATATCCTGTAAAAGTTGCCAAAAAAACCGTTACTTTGTAACATCGAATTTTTCAGTTTATCGTAAATCCATCATGATTTCAATACTAATCCCGGCCTATAATTATGACGTAAGCGATTTAGTACGCTCGCTCCTCAAAGAAGGACAGTCATTGCCATTGGCATTTGAAATTATTTGTTGGGACGATTGTTCTCCTAATGTTTCCATTTCGGAAAGCAATAAGGCATTGGCTCAAGAATCGGAATACTATACGTATTTTAGAAGTGAAACGAATCTGGGTCGGACGCAAACACGGACGTTACTGGCTGAAAAAGCAAAATACAATCGATTACTTTTTCTTGATTCGGATGTAATGCCAGAAAACGAATCGTTTCTAAAAAACTATATCGCGACTATTTCACCTGAAAAGCCTATTATTTTTGGCGGTTACCAATATGTATCTCAATATGATAATCCGACATCAATGTTACGCTGGACCTATGGTCGTTCAAGAGAGTCCCATATCGCTACTACACGGAACAAAAAACCGTATCACTATATTTTTTCAGGAAATATCCTAATTGATAAAGACATTTTTCTAAATATTAAATTCCCGGAGAATAATTTTTACGGTATGGATAGTTATTTTTCGTACCAATTGTATAAAAATACGATTCCGGTAGTGCATATTGATAATCCTGTTCTTCACCTCGGACTGGAAAACAACGAAATCTTTTTTAAAAAATCGTTGGAAGCCGTTAAAATCCGAAAACATTTTTTTCCGGAATTACCCGGAATTGAAAATATTAATTCACTGGTAAAGAACTACAACCGGTTAAAACGTTTCCGTATGGATAAACCCGTTGGGTTCTTTTTTAACCTCTCGGAACCGCTATTAAGAAAAATGATTTTAGGAAAAAACCAAAGCTTGTTTTGCCTGGACCTATACCGTTTGGGGTATATTTGTGTGATCAAATAACGTATTATGGCTTTTTTCTCTGTCATCATCCCTTTATACAATAAGCAACATTATATTGAGGATACTTTAAACAGTATTTTGAGCCAATCTTTTTCCGATTTTGAAATCGTTATTGTGAATGATGGTTCTACCGATAACAGCCTAGAGAAAGTAACGGCTTTTACCGACAATCGAATCCGATTGTTTACCACTGAAAACCGAGGTGTTTCGGCAGCGCGTAATTTTGCCATGCAACAGGCTTCCGGCTCTTATTTTGCTTTTATGGATGCCGATGATTTCTGGTATCCGCAGCATCTTGAAAAATTACACCAAACGATTACAGCTTTAGATCACCTGAGTGTTTTTACTACATTACTGGAAGTTGAACGTGCCAATGGCATTTATCCGGCGAATTACAGCAATTTACCTGGAGCCCTCATACAGGAAGTTGATTTTTTTGAAACCAGCCTTTCCAAGACCATTTTATCGCCTTATACAACTGCTATTCATAAGGATGTTTTTTCCGTTATCGGTCCTTTTAACGAGACCATTTCAAACGGAGAAGATACCGAATACTGGATTCGTATCGGATTTCATTATAAAATCGGGTTATACAATGCTATAACCGCGCGCCATACCTATGTTCCCGGTAGTCTTTCGAACAGACGATTCGACATGTCCCGCTTTGAGGATTTCAACCGGTTTACCGAACCGGAAAAATCGAATCCGGCGGCTAAGAAGATGATCGATATTAATCGTTTTTCACTGGCATTGAAATGTAAGATCCATAATGACCAGGCGAATTACAAACGATTAATCCGGGCTATCGATCGTAATAATTTATTACCGAAGCAGCGTTTTTTACTTCGTTTACCCGGTTGGGCTTTAACGCAATTGCTTCGTTTTAAAAGCTATCTGGAAAGAAAAAACATTCGTTTAACGGCTTTTTGAAGCCTGAAAAACGGCATATTCCCGAATATAATCTTCTTCTGCATATACATCTGAGGAAACCACCAGACAAATCGCACCGGAAGAAAAATTATCCAGTTCCCGCCAGATTCCTTCTTTAATCAGTAACCCTTTATTCGGTCGGTTAAGTGTTACCTTTTCTTTCTGCTCTCCGTTGTCCAGTAATACGTCAAAACTACCGCTCAATGCAATCAGAAATTCTTTTTGTGCTATATGCGCATGACCGCCGCGATAGGCACCGCTCGGAACATCGTATAAATAGTAGACCCTTTTAATTTCAAACGGAACGGTTTCTTTTTCCACAACGGCTAAATTCCCCCTCGGATCCGCAATTTTAGGAATATCTATAAATTCACCTATTTGTAATGTATCAGCCATATAACGTGTCTTCATTCTTTTTTAAAATTTCCTTGTACTCTTTTATTCCTTTTAATCCGATTGTAAATTTCGAACGAATCCCCGATATGGGTACCAATCGTTTCCGCCATAAAAAAAACATGTATTTTACAAGATAATAATAGGCTTTTATACCGAAACGCTTGTAAAATCCGGCCATTTTTGCATAAATCAATCTATCGGAAGCGACCTCATCACTTGAAGAATATTGTTTATGAATAACGATGTTTTCCGGGAAAAACAATACTTGTAATCCGCTCTTTAATGCTCTTCTCAGAAAAAACAAGGTCTCCGCATCCTGAAACCGGGCTCCTAAGCCAAACCATTCATTATAAAAACAGTCTTGTTTCCGTAAGTCATCTAATTGAGCTGTTACTTCAATTGACAATACTTTGTTCAGGTTGTTTATATTGAAAAAAAAAGGTGTTTTCTGATAACGGCTAAACGGTTTCCCTTCTGTCGTAAGTGTCTGAAAACAAATTACCGGAACCGTCTTGTTTTTATTATAAGCTTTGATAATCGTT contains:
- a CDS encoding glycosyltransferase family 2 protein encodes the protein MAFFSVIIPLYNKQHYIEDTLNSILSQSFSDFEIVIVNDGSTDNSLEKVTAFTDNRIRLFTTENRGVSAARNFAMQQASGSYFAFMDADDFWYPQHLEKLHQTITALDHLSVFTTLLEVERANGIYPANYSNLPGALIQEVDFFETSLSKTILSPYTTAIHKDVFSVIGPFNETISNGEDTEYWIRIGFHYKIGLYNAITARHTYVPGSLSNRRFDMSRFEDFNRFTEPEKSNPAAKKMIDINRFSLALKCKIHNDQANYKRLIRAIDRNNLLPKQRFLLRLPGWALTQLLRFKSYLERKNIRLTAF
- a CDS encoding glycosyltransferase family 2 protein, coding for MISILIPAYNYDVSDLVRSLLKEGQSLPLAFEIICWDDCSPNVSISESNKALAQESEYYTYFRSETNLGRTQTRTLLAEKAKYNRLLFLDSDVMPENESFLKNYIATISPEKPIIFGGYQYVSQYDNPTSMLRWTYGRSRESHIATTRNKKPYHYIFSGNILIDKDIFLNIKFPENNFYGMDSYFSYQLYKNTIPVVHIDNPVLHLGLENNEIFFKKSLEAVKIRKHFFPELPGIENINSLVKNYNRLKRFRMDKPVGFFFNLSEPLLRKMILGKNQSLFCLDLYRLGYICVIK
- a CDS encoding glycosyltransferase; this translates as MTTLPKSLLIIPFYNECERISIGDFIVAFKHFATVDFLLVDDGSTDKTATLLQNLEKEHDNVNALILNRNVGKAEAIRSAVLKSDINRYDYIGYLDADLATPIEELIKMLSFAEINSQYRFIMGSRIKKMGSTIIRYKYRHYFGRVFATIVSSCILKTPVYDTQCGAKVIARDVARQVFEKPFLTRWLFDIELLLRFQKNNPNFDQQVYEFSLNTWIEKGESKITLRDLAGFPLQLLKIYRTYD
- a CDS encoding sugar 3,4-ketoisomerase encodes the protein MKTRYMADTLQIGEFIDIPKIADPRGNLAVVEKETVPFEIKRVYYLYDVPSGAYRGGHAHIAQKEFLIALSGSFDVLLDNGEQKEKVTLNRPNKGLLIKEGIWRELDNFSSGAICLVVSSDVYAEEDYIREYAVFQASKSR
- a CDS encoding glycosyltransferase family 2 protein, which gives rise to MQKFLYLCKYKNKLENEFKNDDLEILIATMNRDSLDFLNRIFPFSPFHTFNLLIVNQTNETKQLSSDYPNVKVINVFGRGLSKSRNIALRKATGKIILIADDDVVYPDGFQETIIKAYNKNKTVPVICFQTLTTEGKPFSRYQKTPFFFNINNLNKVLSIEVTAQLDDLRKQDCFYNEWFGLGARFQDAETLFFLRRALKSGLQVLFFPENIVIHKQYSSSDEVASDRLIYAKMAGFYKRFGIKAYYYLVKYMFFLWRKRLVPISGIRSKFTIGLKGIKEYKEILKKNEDTLYG